The proteins below come from a single Fusobacterium nucleatum genomic window:
- the rpsO gene encoding 30S ribosomal protein S15 codes for MKTKAEIIKEFGKSEADTGSTEVQIALLTEKINHLTEHLRVHKKDFHSRLGLLKMVGQRKRLLAYLTKKDLEGYRALIAKLGIRK; via the coding sequence ATGAAAACAAAGGCAGAAATTATTAAAGAATTTGGAAAATCAGAAGCAGATACTGGATCAACAGAGGTTCAAATAGCTCTACTTACTGAAAAAATTAATCACTTAACTGAACACCTAAGAGTACATAAGAAAGATTTTCACTCAAGATTAGGATTACTTAAAATGGTTGGGCAAAGAAAAAGATTACTTGCTTACCTAACTAAGAAAGATCTTGAAGGATATAGAGCTTTAATTGCTAAATTAGGAATAAGAAAGTAA
- a CDS encoding YibE/F family protein translates to MKKFLIFMMFLLCSIITFSNKATTEKNETKEEYLSGKIIALVSEEKSDEEGVAKLQKFNVKLLEGVDKGEVVEIDLPIYKDDEYNINAKVGDRVVVYKTFDNYGNDEMQLQYYISDVDKRIELYIMGIGFIILVLLIARKNGLKALFALIVTIAFIIKIFIPAIYNGHSPILFATMTAVFSSLITIYFTVGMNKKFVIALLGVTGGVLIAGTFSYIFTYRMHLNGFLDSDLLASAYLLKNIKIKELIPAGVIIGSLGAVMDVAVSITSSINELHETNPNISKKSMFKSAINIGNDIIGTMINTLVLAYIASSIFTLLLIYIQANEYPIIRILNFQDIAVEIMRSICGSVGILISVPLTAYIGTLIYNKK, encoded by the coding sequence ATGAAAAAATTTCTTATATTTATGATGTTTTTATTATGTTCTATTATTACTTTTTCAAATAAGGCTACAACTGAAAAAAATGAAACAAAAGAAGAATATTTATCTGGAAAAATTATTGCTCTTGTTTCTGAAGAAAAATCTGATGAAGAGGGTGTGGCAAAATTACAAAAATTTAATGTGAAACTTTTAGAAGGTGTTGATAAAGGTGAGGTTGTAGAAATTGACTTACCTATTTACAAAGATGATGAATATAATATTAATGCCAAAGTTGGAGATAGAGTTGTAGTTTATAAAACATTTGATAACTATGGAAATGATGAAATGCAATTACAATATTATATCTCTGATGTAGATAAAAGAATAGAATTATATATAATGGGTATTGGGTTTATAATTCTTGTCCTTTTAATTGCAAGAAAAAATGGATTAAAAGCTTTATTTGCTTTGATAGTAACTATTGCTTTTATTATAAAAATCTTTATTCCTGCAATATATAATGGGCATTCTCCAATACTTTTTGCCACAATGACTGCTGTATTCTCATCACTGATAACAATATATTTTACAGTAGGTATGAATAAAAAATTTGTTATTGCTCTATTAGGAGTTACAGGTGGAGTTTTAATAGCTGGTACATTCTCATACATATTTACATATAGAATGCATCTTAATGGTTTCTTAGACTCTGATCTTTTAGCCTCTGCCTATCTTTTAAAAAATATTAAAATAAAAGAGTTAATTCCAGCAGGGGTTATCATAGGAAGTTTAGGAGCTGTAATGGATGTAGCAGTTTCCATAACTTCATCTATCAATGAATTACATGAAACTAATCCAAATATATCTAAAAAATCTATGTTTAAATCTGCTATAAATATAGGTAATGATATTATAGGAACTATGATTAACACTTTGGTACTTGCATATATTGCAAGTTCTATATTTACATTGTTACTTATATATATTCAAGCAAATGAATATCCAATTATTAGAATTTTGAATTTCCAAGATATTGCTGTAGAAATTATGAGATCTATCTGTGGAAGTGTTGGAATTTTAATATCTGTTCCTTTAACTGCATATATTGGTACTTTGATTTATAATAAAAAATAA
- the ahpC gene encoding alkyl hydroperoxide reductase subunit C produces the protein MSLIGRKVPEFKATAFKKGEKDFITVTDKDLLGKWSVFVFYPADFTFVCPTELEDLQDHYEDFKKEGAEVYSVSCDTAFVHKAWADHSERIKKVTYPMVADPTGFLARAFEVMIEEEGLALRGSFVINPEGKIVAYEVHDNGIGREAKELLRKLQGAKFVAEHGEVCPAKWQPGSETLKPSLDLIGEL, from the coding sequence ATGTCATTAATAGGAAGAAAAGTTCCTGAATTTAAAGCAACAGCTTTTAAAAAAGGAGAAAAAGATTTTATAACAGTAACTGATAAAGATTTATTAGGAAAATGGTCAGTATTTGTATTTTATCCAGCTGATTTCACATTTGTGTGTCCAACTGAATTAGAAGATTTACAAGATCACTATGAAGACTTCAAAAAAGAAGGAGCAGAAGTTTATTCAGTTTCTTGTGATACTGCATTTGTTCATAAAGCATGGGCCGATCATTCAGAAAGAATTAAAAAAGTTACTTACCCAATGGTAGCTGATCCAACTGGATTCTTAGCAAGAGCTTTTGAAGTTATGATAGAAGAAGAAGGATTAGCTTTAAGAGGAAGTTTTGTAATCAACCCAGAAGGAAAAATTGTTGCTTATGAAGTACATGACAATGGAATTGGAAGAGAAGCAAAAGAATTATTAAGAAAACTTCAAGGAGCAAAATTTGTTGCTGAACATGGAGAAGTATGTCCAGCTAAATGGCAACCTGGAAGCGAAACTTTAAAGCCTAGTTTAGATTTAATTGGTGAGTTATAA
- a CDS encoding FAD-dependent oxidoreductase, translating into MEKIYDMIVIGGGPAGLSAGIYGGRAKLDVLIIEKENKGGQISLTSEVVNYPGILEISGSEFMTQTKKQAQGFGVNFVQEEVVDMDFTQKIKTIKTDKAEYKTLSVVIATGAAPRKLGFPGEQEFTGRGVAYCATCDGEFFTGMDIFVIGAGFAAAEEAMFLTKYGKSVTIIAREPDFTCAKSIGDKVKAHPKITVKFNTELIELRGDVKPTAAKFKNNITGEVTEYKAKVGETFGVFVFVGYAPSSQIFKGHIEIDGAGFIPTNEDLMTNVDGIFAVGDIRPKRLRQVVTAVADGAIAATSIEKYVHDLRDELGIKKEEKEEEKTTSITSEKEHFLDDELRQQLIAVVDRFENPVEIVVFKNPNNEESLNIENAVKDIASISPEKLKFSSYNKGENKELETKVKITRTPTIAILDKDGNFAGLKYSSLPSGHELNSFILGLYNVAGPGQKVSSESLEKIKKINKPINIKIGISLSCTKCPKTVQATQRIATLNKNVEMEMINIFTFQDFKNRYDIMSVPAIIVDDQDIYFGEKTVEDMLEIINK; encoded by the coding sequence ATGGAAAAAATTTATGATATGATTGTAATTGGTGGAGGACCTGCTGGTTTATCTGCTGGAATATATGGTGGAAGAGCAAAACTAGATGTTTTAATTATAGAAAAAGAAAATAAAGGCGGACAAATTAGTCTTACAAGTGAAGTTGTAAATTATCCAGGAATATTAGAAATTTCTGGAAGTGAATTTATGACTCAAACTAAAAAACAAGCACAAGGTTTTGGAGTTAATTTTGTTCAAGAAGAAGTTGTTGATATGGATTTTACACAAAAAATAAAAACTATCAAAACTGATAAGGCAGAATACAAGACTCTTAGTGTTGTTATTGCAACAGGAGCTGCACCAAGAAAATTAGGTTTCCCTGGTGAACAAGAATTTACAGGTAGAGGTGTTGCATACTGTGCAACTTGTGATGGAGAATTTTTTACAGGTATGGATATCTTTGTTATAGGAGCAGGTTTTGCAGCAGCAGAAGAAGCAATGTTCTTAACAAAATATGGAAAATCTGTAACAATAATAGCAAGAGAACCAGATTTTACTTGTGCTAAGTCAATAGGTGATAAAGTAAAAGCTCACCCCAAAATTACAGTTAAATTTAATACTGAATTAATAGAATTAAGAGGAGATGTAAAACCAACAGCTGCTAAATTTAAAAATAATATAACAGGAGAAGTCACTGAATATAAAGCAAAAGTGGGTGAAACATTTGGAGTATTTGTATTTGTTGGATATGCACCTTCAAGTCAAATATTCAAAGGGCATATAGAAATAGATGGAGCAGGTTTTATTCCTACTAATGAAGATTTAATGACCAATGTTGATGGAATATTTGCAGTAGGAGATATTAGACCTAAAAGATTAAGACAAGTTGTAACAGCAGTTGCTGATGGAGCTATTGCAGCTACAAGTATAGAAAAATATGTTCATGATTTAAGAGATGAATTAGGAATTAAGAAAGAAGAAAAAGAAGAAGAAAAGACAACTTCTATAACTTCTGAAAAAGAACATTTCTTAGATGATGAATTAAGACAACAGTTAATAGCTGTTGTTGATAGATTTGAAAATCCAGTAGAAATTGTAGTTTTTAAAAATCCTAATAATGAAGAATCTTTAAATATAGAAAATGCAGTAAAAGATATAGCTTCTATATCTCCTGAAAAATTAAAATTCTCATCATATAATAAGGGAGAAAATAAAGAATTAGAAACTAAGGTAAAAATTACAAGAACACCTACAATAGCTATTTTAGATAAAGATGGTAATTTTGCAGGTTTAAAATATTCAAGTTTACCAAGTGGGCATGAATTAAATTCATTTATACTTGGATTATACAATGTTGCAGGACCAGGACAAAAAGTTTCTAGTGAAAGTTTAGAAAAAATTAAAAAGATTAATAAACCAATAAATATTAAAATTGGAATTTCATTGTCTTGTACTAAATGTCCAAAGACTGTCCAAGCAACTCAAAGAATAGCAACATTAAATAAAAATGTTGAAATGGAAATGATAAATATTTTCACTTTCCAAGACTTCAAGAATAGATATGATATTATGAGTGTCCCTGCCATTATAGTTGATGACCAAGATATTTATTTTGGAGAAAAAACTGTTGAAGATATGCTAGAAATTATTAACAAGTAA
- the creD gene encoding cell envelope integrity protein CreD — protein MDNNQQIPQIPPYARRTVSPVMKKIVFLFIFVLVLLIPLKLIGDLIDDRGRLYNQTITNIGNEWGKSQKIIAPVITISYKDTRINNKESVSNVSNTKAVTVVPVERKFAILPDELNATIEMKDEVRQRGIYNATVYNANIKLKGYFSSKDFPDKDVQGCVSIGLTDTKALIKINKFKIGDMEQDLEAMSGTMAVPLITNGISGQLGPEHNSIMDKEKIPFEIDIDFRGSRDISILPLGKKNHFEIKSNWKSPSFLGVLPTERTIDDNGFFAKWEVSNLIRNYPQIIDIDNDRFSDFYQDGLVYNEYDETTTYFDNNDEGSAVVKVALFDSVTSYTQIYRACKYGILFIGMSLVVVFIFEVVSKKAAHYVQYGVVGFSLVIFYLLLLSLSEHIGFEWSYLISSLAIVIPNSMYITSMTSNKKFGIGMFIFLSGIYAILFSILRMEQYALLTGSLLILAVLYAVMYLTKKADIFQSLEGKE, from the coding sequence ATGGACAATAATCAACAAATACCACAAATACCACCTTATGCAAGAAGAACAGTTTCACCTGTTATGAAAAAAATAGTATTTTTGTTTATTTTTGTACTAGTATTACTGATACCTTTAAAACTAATAGGGGATTTAATAGATGATAGAGGGAGGTTATACAATCAAACAATAACTAACATTGGAAATGAATGGGGAAAAAGTCAAAAAATTATAGCACCAGTAATTACCATTTCATATAAAGATACAAGGATAAATAACAAAGAGAGTGTTAGTAATGTTAGTAATACAAAAGCTGTTACAGTAGTTCCAGTTGAAAGAAAGTTTGCAATATTGCCAGATGAGCTTAATGCCACTATTGAAATGAAAGACGAGGTAAGGCAAAGAGGTATATACAATGCAACTGTCTATAATGCAAATATAAAATTAAAAGGATATTTTTCATCTAAGGATTTTCCAGACAAAGATGTACAAGGTTGTGTGTCTATTGGTTTAACAGATACAAAAGCCCTTATAAAAATCAATAAATTTAAGATAGGAGATATGGAACAAGATTTAGAAGCTATGTCTGGAACTATGGCTGTTCCTTTAATTACAAATGGAATATCTGGTCAACTAGGACCTGAACATAATAGTATTATGGATAAAGAAAAAATTCCTTTTGAAATAGATATAGATTTTAGAGGAAGTAGAGATATTTCAATATTACCACTTGGGAAGAAAAACCATTTTGAAATAAAATCTAACTGGAAGTCTCCAAGCTTCTTAGGTGTTTTACCTACTGAAAGAACTATTGATGATAATGGTTTTTTTGCTAAATGGGAAGTTTCAAATTTAATTAGAAATTATCCTCAAATTATAGATATAGACAATGATCGATTTTCTGATTTTTATCAAGATGGACTTGTTTATAATGAATATGATGAGACAACAACATATTTTGATAATAATGATGAGGGAAGTGCTGTTGTAAAAGTAGCACTATTTGATTCAGTAACTAGTTATACTCAAATATATAGAGCTTGTAAATATGGGATATTGTTTATAGGTATGAGTTTGGTTGTAGTTTTTATATTTGAAGTTGTTAGTAAAAAAGCTGCTCACTATGTTCAATATGGAGTTGTAGGTTTTTCACTTGTTATATTCTATTTATTACTTTTATCATTGTCAGAACATATAGGTTTTGAATGGTCTTACTTAATTTCTTCATTGGCAATAGTGATTCCAAATTCAATGTATATAACAAGTATGACTTCTAATAAAAAGTTTGGTATAGGAATGTTTATCTTCTTAAGTGGTATCTATGCAATACTATTCTCTATTTTAAGAATGGAACAATATGCATTACTTACTGGAAGTTTATTAATTCTTGCTGTTCTTTATGCAGTAATGTACTTAACAAAGAAAGCCGATATTTTCCAATCTCTTGAAGGTAAGGAATAA
- a CDS encoding YARHG domain-containing protein codes for MKKIFLAIIFCFLSIFAFANDWEFGSEGEHIIPLKGSNMSIKKEKITLKLAKDGMLVNVKFIFDSPNAENKIIGFVTPESGNGEDEDEKTKISRKPEPLKIKNFKTTVNGKEVKSNVELLSKLLSKGVLDNNVIKEYTEKEKTFYNYVYYFNADFKQGENIVEHSYFYTGSYGAYERDFEYVVTTISKWKNKTVEDFEIEVHPGNYFVKLPYSFWKNNKKINWKIVGKGKMVTIAPTKPNDEDANRIEKYGVIYLKLDNGSVRYRTKNFSPDEDFYMVRMDYILGFEYEFPEGKVQGYKFKDKYFEIVFTGIGYDDTDFIKEYQQELNDKDLDIIRNYPYALAGYDFARKDLKDYFSQFIWYSPMSKNVKINPLLNNIIKAADEIKAKRKK; via the coding sequence ATGAAAAAAATTTTTCTAGCAATTATATTTTGCTTTTTAAGTATTTTTGCTTTTGCTAATGACTGGGAGTTTGGATCAGAAGGGGAACATATAATCCCTTTAAAAGGTTCTAATATGAGTATAAAAAAAGAAAAAATCACTTTAAAATTAGCAAAAGATGGAATGTTAGTTAATGTAAAATTTATTTTTGACAGTCCTAATGCTGAAAATAAAATAATAGGTTTTGTTACTCCTGAAAGTGGTAATGGTGAGGATGAAGATGAAAAAACTAAAATAAGTAGAAAACCTGAACCTTTAAAAATTAAAAATTTTAAAACTACTGTAAATGGTAAAGAAGTTAAATCTAATGTTGAATTATTATCTAAATTGCTTTCAAAAGGTGTTTTAGATAACAATGTTATAAAAGAATATACAGAAAAAGAAAAAACTTTCTATAACTATGTTTATTATTTTAATGCAGATTTTAAGCAAGGGGAAAATATTGTAGAACATAGCTATTTCTATACTGGCTCTTATGGAGCATATGAAAGAGATTTTGAATATGTTGTAACTACTATTTCTAAATGGAAAAATAAAACTGTTGAAGATTTTGAAATTGAAGTTCACCCTGGAAACTATTTTGTAAAATTACCTTATTCTTTCTGGAAAAATAACAAAAAAATAAACTGGAAAATTGTTGGTAAAGGGAAAATGGTTACCATAGCTCCAACTAAACCTAATGATGAAGATGCAAATAGAATTGAAAAATATGGAGTAATTTATTTAAAACTTGATAATGGTTCTGTAAGATATAGGACTAAAAACTTCTCTCCTGATGAAGATTTCTATATGGTTCGTATGGATTACATTTTAGGCTTTGAATATGAATTTCCAGAAGGAAAAGTTCAAGGATACAAATTTAAAGATAAATATTTTGAAATTGTATTCACAGGAATTGGCTATGATGATACTGATTTTATAAAAGAATACCAACAAGAATTAAATGATAAAGATTTAGATATAATTCGTAACTATCCTTATGCCTTAGCTGGATATGACTTTGCTAGAAAAGATTTAAAAGATTATTTCTCACAATTTATCTGGTATAGTCCAATGAGTAAAAATGTAAAAATTAATCCTCTTTTAAATAATATAATAAAAGCTGCTGATGAAATAAAAGCAAAAAGAAAGAAATAA
- a CDS encoding GntR family transcriptional regulator, which produces MKIIKDLLSEQIYKILKNDIINSKINFGEVLVNKNLQERFEVSSTPIRDAILRLKEDGIIEEITRSGAKLIDFDPNFACEVNQLIMTITLGVIEYSLENEQNRKEIIDNLNKYIDLQQNNVSTDLYYEYDYHFHKTFFDYSNNKLLKDLFKKYNLINEILVKAYHKGAFSLEIRMACLKDHKNIIKSIEENNISKTLDSVKKHYLRADKLFKKNIKIN; this is translated from the coding sequence ATGAAAATAATAAAAGACTTATTAAGTGAGCAAATATATAAAATTTTAAAAAATGATATTATAAATTCTAAAATAAATTTTGGTGAAGTTTTAGTCAATAAAAATTTGCAAGAAAGGTTTGAAGTAAGTTCCACTCCAATAAGAGATGCAATTCTTAGATTAAAGGAAGATGGAATAATAGAGGAAATAACAAGATCAGGAGCTAAATTAATAGATTTTGACCCTAATTTTGCTTGTGAAGTTAATCAGTTGATTATGACTATTACCTTAGGTGTTATTGAATATTCATTAGAAAATGAACAAAATAGAAAAGAAATTATTGATAACTTAAATAAATATATAGATTTACAACAAAATAATGTATCTACTGATTTATATTATGAATATGACTATCATTTTCATAAAACTTTTTTTGATTATTCAAATAATAAGCTATTAAAAGATTTATTTAAAAAATATAATTTAATCAATGAAATTTTAGTTAAGGCTTATCATAAGGGAGCTTTTTCCTTAGAAATTAGAATGGCTTGCTTAAAAGATCATAAAAACATTATTAAGTCTATTGAAGAAAATAATATATCTAAGACTTTAGATTCAGTAAAGAAACATTATTTAAGAGCTGATAAATTATTTAAAAAAAATATAAAAATAAACTGA
- a CDS encoding glycosyltransferase family 4 protein: MKIFQICNGYFDIKLYRELFDKLDTKGCINKIFVFTWNKSNLNKKNNENKIIVTYFSKILRLFYYLKQKKVFKSLLSTEIRFDYDLIHAHTLFSNGDIALRLKMKYDIPYIVAIRNTDINIFFKYFFFLRKHGVKIMENADKIIFLSPTYRKECLENYVQKEKKEKIGEKTVVIPNGINKFWINNLVCSKKKHKEIRLIYVGSIDKNKNIITTILACKKLLLKGYKVQFTIIGNIKIKINELNENFIKYIPYSPKEEIRKYFIESDIFVMPSRYETFGLVYAEALSQGLPVIYTRGQGFDGQIPDGEVGYSVKYNDVNEIVEKIILIYNNYDSYSSKIKNYIDKFNWENIADDYKMIYDSIMVKKWKIKF; this comes from the coding sequence ATGAAAATTTTTCAAATTTGTAATGGTTATTTTGATATAAAATTATATAGAGAATTATTTGATAAATTAGATACAAAAGGTTGTATAAATAAGATATTTGTTTTTACATGGAATAAATCTAATTTAAACAAAAAAAATAATGAAAATAAAATTATAGTGACATATTTTTCAAAAATATTAAGATTATTTTATTATTTAAAACAAAAAAAGGTTTTTAAATCTCTTCTGTCTACAGAAATAAGGTTTGATTATGATCTTATACATGCTCATACTTTGTTTTCTAATGGAGACATAGCATTAAGATTAAAAATGAAATATGATATTCCCTATATTGTAGCTATTAGGAATACTGATATAAATATTTTTTTTAAATATTTCTTTTTTTTAAGAAAACATGGAGTAAAAATTATGGAAAACGCAGATAAAATAATTTTTTTATCTCCTACATACAGAAAAGAATGTTTAGAAAACTATGTTCAAAAAGAAAAAAAAGAAAAGATTGGAGAAAAAACAGTTGTAATTCCAAATGGAATTAATAAATTTTGGATAAATAATCTTGTATGTTCAAAAAAAAAGCATAAAGAGATAAGATTAATTTATGTAGGAAGTATTGATAAAAATAAAAATATAATTACAACAATATTAGCCTGTAAGAAATTATTATTAAAAGGTTATAAAGTACAGTTTACTATAATTGGTAATATAAAAATTAAAATAAATGAATTAAATGAAAATTTTATAAAATATATTCCTTATTCTCCTAAAGAAGAAATAAGAAAGTATTTTATAGAAAGTGATATTTTTGTGATGCCTTCTAGGTATGAAACATTTGGATTAGTCTATGCAGAAGCTCTATCACAGGGGTTGCCTGTTATTTATACAAGAGGTCAAGGATTTGATGGGCAAATTCCAGATGGTGAAGTTGGCTACAGTGTAAAATATAATGATGTTAATGAAATTGTTGAAAAGATTATTTTAATTTATAATAATTATGATAGTTATTCAAGTAAAATTAAAAATTATATAGATAAATTTAATTGGGAAAATATAGCTGATGATTACAAAATGATTTATGACAGTATTATGGTAAAAAAATGGAAAATAAAGTTTTGA
- a CDS encoding tyrosine phenol-lyase: protein MKYENYPAEPFRIKSVETVKMIDKAAREEVIKKAGYNTFLINSEDVYIDLLTDSGTNAMSDRQWAGLMQGDEAYAGSRNFFHLEETVQEIFGFKHIVPTHQGRGAENILSQIAIKPGQYVPGNMYFTTTRYHQERNGGIFRDVIRDEAHDATLDVPFKGNIDLNKLQKLIDEVGAENIAYVCLAVTVNLAGGQPVSIENMKAVRELTKKHGIKVFYDATRCVENAYFIKEQEAGYQDKTIKEIVHEMFSYADGCTMSGKKDCLVNIGGFLCMNDDDLFLAAKEIVVVYEGMPSYGGLAGRDMEAMAIGLRESLQYEYIRHRVLQVRYLGEKLKEAGVPILEPVGGHAVFLDARRFCPHIPQEEFPAQALAAAIYVECGVRTMERGIVSAGRDVKTGENHKPKLETVRVTIPRRVYTYKHMDVVAEGIIKLYKHKEDIKPLEFVYEPKQLRFFTARFGIKK, encoded by the coding sequence ATGAAATATGAAAATTACCCAGCTGAACCATTTAGAATTAAGAGTGTAGAAACTGTTAAAATGATTGACAAAGCAGCAAGAGAAGAAGTAATTAAAAAAGCAGGATATAATACTTTCTTAATTAACTCTGAAGATGTTTACATTGACTTATTAACTGATAGTGGAACTAATGCTATGAGTGATAGACAATGGGCTGGCTTAATGCAAGGTGATGAAGCTTATGCTGGAAGTAGAAATTTCTTCCATTTAGAAGAAACTGTACAAGAAATTTTTGGATTTAAGCACATAGTTCCTACTCACCAAGGAAGAGGAGCAGAAAACATTTTATCTCAAATAGCTATAAAACCCGGACAATATGTTCCTGGAAATATGTATTTTACTACTACTAGATACCACCAAGAAAGAAATGGTGGAATATTTAGAGATGTAATCAGAGATGAAGCTCATGATGCTACTCTTGATGTTCCTTTTAAAGGAAATATAGACTTAAATAAATTACAAAAATTAATAGATGAAGTTGGAGCAGAAAACATTGCTTATGTTTGTTTGGCAGTAACTGTTAATTTGGCTGGTGGGCAACCAGTTTCTATTGAAAATATGAAAGCAGTTAGAGAATTAACTAAAAAACATGGAATAAAAGTTTTCTATGATGCAACTAGATGTGTTGAAAATGCTTACTTCATTAAAGAACAAGAAGCAGGATATCAAGATAAGACTATAAAAGAAATAGTACATGAAATGTTCAGCTATGCTGATGGTTGTACTATGAGTGGAAAAAAAGATTGTCTTGTTAATATAGGTGGATTTTTATGTATGAATGATGATGATTTATTCCTAGCAGCAAAAGAAATAGTTGTTGTTTATGAAGGTATGCCATCTTATGGAGGACTTGCTGGAAGAGATATGGAAGCTATGGCAATAGGATTAAGAGAATCTCTACAATATGAATACATAAGACATAGAGTTTTACAAGTTAGATACTTAGGAGAAAAATTAAAAGAAGCTGGTGTCCCTATACTTGAACCAGTTGGAGGACATGCTGTATTCTTAGATGCTAGAAGATTCTGTCCTCATATTCCACAAGAAGAATTCCCAGCTCAAGCTCTTGCAGCAGCAATTTATGTTGAATGTGGTGTAAGAACTATGGAAAGAGGAATAGTTTCTGCTGGTAGAGATGTAAAAACTGGTGAAAACCATAAACCTAAACTAGAAACTGTTAGAGTTACTATTCCAAGAAGAGTTTATACTTATAAACATATGGATGTAGTAGCAGAAGGTATAATCAAATTATACAAACATAAAGAAGATATAAAACCATTAGAATTTGTGTATGAACCAAAACAATTAAGATTCTTTACAGCTAGATTTGGAATAAAAAAATAA
- a CDS encoding sodium-dependent transporter, translating to MDNSERKFQSKIGFILTCVGSAVGMANIWAFPYRVGKYGGAVFLLIYFMFIALFSYVGLSAEYLIGRRAETGTLGSYEYAWKDVGKGKLGYGLAYIPLLGSMSIAIGYAIIAAWVLRTFGAAVTGKILEVDTAQFFGEAVTGNFVIMPWHIAVIVLTLLTLFAGAKSIEKTNKIMMPAFFVLFFILAVRVAFLPGAIEGYKYLFVPDWSYLSNVETWINAMGQAFFSLSITGSGMIVCGAYLDKKEDIVNGALQTGIFDTIAAMIAAFVVIPASFAFGYPASAGPSLMFMTIPEVFKQMPFGQLLAILFFVSVVFAAVSSLQNMFEVVGESIQTRFKMTRKAVIVLLGIIALVIGIFIEPENKVGPWMDVVTIYIIPFGAVLGAISWYWILKKESYMEELNQGSKVTRSDMYHNVGKYVYVPLVLIVFVLGVMYHGIG from the coding sequence ATGGATAATTCGGAAAGGAAATTTCAGTCAAAAATTGGTTTCATTTTAACTTGTGTTGGTTCTGCTGTTGGAATGGCTAACATTTGGGCATTTCCATACAGAGTTGGTAAATATGGGGGAGCTGTATTTTTATTAATATATTTTATGTTTATTGCACTATTTTCTTATGTTGGACTATCAGCTGAATATTTAATTGGAAGAAGAGCTGAAACAGGAACACTAGGATCCTATGAATATGCTTGGAAAGATGTAGGAAAAGGTAAATTAGGTTATGGTTTAGCTTATATACCTCTTTTAGGTTCTATGAGTATAGCTATTGGATATGCAATAATTGCTGCTTGGGTATTAAGAACTTTTGGAGCTGCTGTTACTGGAAAAATTTTAGAAGTTGATACAGCTCAATTTTTTGGTGAAGCTGTCACTGGAAATTTTGTAATAATGCCTTGGCATATAGCAGTAATTGTTTTAACTCTACTTACACTTTTTGCTGGAGCAAAGAGTATAGAAAAAACTAATAAAATAATGATGCCGGCATTCTTTGTATTATTTTTCATATTAGCAGTGAGAGTTGCATTTTTACCAGGAGCTATTGAAGGATATAAATATTTATTTGTACCTGATTGGTCTTATTTATCTAATGTAGAAACTTGGATTAATGCAATGGGACAAGCATTTTTCTCACTTTCAATAACTGGTAGTGGAATGATAGTCTGTGGTGCATACTTAGATAAAAAAGAAGATATAGTCAATGGTGCATTGCAAACAGGAATATTTGATACAATAGCTGCAATGATAGCTGCCTTTGTTGTAATTCCTGCATCATTTGCATTTGGATATCCTGCAAGTGCTGGACCATCTTTGATGTTTATGACTATACCAGAAGTATTTAAACAAATGCCATTTGGACAATTATTAGCAATATTGTTCTTTGTATCTGTTGTATTCGCTGCTGTTAGTTCATTACAAAATATGTTTGAAGTTGTTGGTGAATCTATACAAACAAGATTCAAGATGACAAGAAAAGCAGTTATTGTATTGCTTGGAATAATTGCTCTTGTTATTGGTATATTTATAGAACCTGAAAATAAAGTTGGTCCTTGGATGGATGTTGTTACTATATATATAATCCCATTTGGAGCTGTGCTTGGTGCTATTTCTTGGTATTGGATACTTAAAAAAGAATCTTATATGGAAGAACTTAATCAAGGAAGTAAAGTTACTCGTTCAGATATGTACCATAATGTTGGTAAGTATGTATATGTACCATTAGTTTTGATAGTATTTGTATTAGGAGTTATGTACCATGGTATTGGATAA